Proteins encoded in a region of the Onychostoma macrolepis isolate SWU-2019 chromosome 20, ASM1243209v1, whole genome shotgun sequence genome:
- the myh6 gene encoding myosin-6, which yields MGDALMAEFGKAAPFLRKSDKERLEAQTRAFDIKTECFVVDEKVEYVKGQIVSKEGGKVTVKTEDGRTVTVKDGDVHPQNPPKFDKIEDMAMLTFLHEPAVLFNLKERYAAWMIYTYSGLFCVTVNPYKWLPVYDSEVVAAYRGKKRSEAPPHIFSISDNAYQYMLTDRENQSILITGESGAGKTVNTKRVIQYFASIAAAGGATGKKDSSKGTLEDQIIQANPALEAFGNAKTLRNDNSSRFGKFIRIHFGTSGKLSSADIETYLLEKSRVTFQLKAERNYHIFFQILSNEKPELLDMMLITNNPYDYSFISQGEVSVASINDNEELLATDRAFDVLGFTAEEKMGVYKLTGAIMHYGNMKFKQKQREEQAEPDGTEDADKSAYLMGLNSADLLKGLCHPRVKVGNEYVTKGQSVDQVYYSVGALAKSVYEKMFNWMVVRINQSLDTKQPRQYFIGVLDIAGFEIFDFNTFEQLCINFTNEKLQQFFNHHMFVLEQEEYKKEGIDWEFIDFGMDLQACIDLIEKPLGIMSILEEECMFPKASDQTFKAKLYDNHLGKTNIFQKPRVVKGKAEAHFALAHYAGTVDYNISGWLVKNKDPLNETVVGLYQKSSLKLLSHIFSNYAAVEGAEKSGGKGAKKKGSSFQTVSALHRENLNKLMTNLKTTHPHFVRCLIPNESKTPGIMDNCLVMHQLRCNGVLEGIRICRKGFPNRILYGDFKQRYRILNASAIPESQFIENKKSAEKLLGSLDIDHTQYKFGHTKVFFKAGLLGTLEEMRDDQLARIITRIQASARGLLMRVEYQKLVEQRDALMVIQWNLRSFLGVKNWPWMKLFFKIKPLLRSAESEKEMANMKDEFSKLKEALEKSESRRKELEEKMVSLLQEKNDLHLQLQSEQDTLTDAEERCEQLIKSKIQQEAKVKELSERIEDEEEINADLTAKKRKLEDECSELKKDIDDLELTLAKVEKEKHATENKVKNLTEEMASLDENIMKLTKEKKALQEAHQQTLDDLQSEEDKVNSLTKAKAKLEQQVDDLEGSLEQEKKVRMDLERSKRKLEGDVKLTQENVMDLENDKQQLEEKLKKKDFEMNQLNGRIEDEQMASVQLQKKLKENQARIEELEEELDAERAARAKVEKQRSDISRELEDISERLEEAGGATCAQVELNKKRDAEFQKLRRDLEEATLQHETTTACLRKKHADSVAELGEQIDNLQRVKQKLEKEKVEFKLELDDLSSNMESVVKAKVNLEKMCRSLEDQMNEHRSKAEEAQRALNDLSTQKAKLLTENGELGRQLEEKECLVSQLTRGKTSYTQQLEDLRRQLEEEVKAKNALAHAVQSARHDCDLLREQFEEEQEAKAELQRALSKTNTEVATWRARYETDGIQRTEELEEAKKKLVQKLQEAEEAVEAVNAKCSSLEKTKHRLQNEIEDLMLDLERSNAASAALDKKQRTFDKVIAEWKQKYEESQCELEGVQKEARSLSTELFKLKNSYEETLDHLETVKRENKNLQEEISDLTDQVGEGRKTVHELEKLRKQLEQEKAELQSALEEADASVEHEEGKILRAQLEFNQLKADVERKMAEKDEEMEQAKRNYQRMVESLQASLEAETRSRNEALRVKKKMEGDLNEMEIQLSQANRQAADAQKQLKMIQSCLKDSQLQLDDTLHSNDDLKENIALLERRNSLIQAELEELRAVLEQTERGRKLAEQELTEATERMQLLHTQNTSLINQKKKQESDLLQLQNEMEELVQENRNAEEKAKKAITDAAMMAEELKKEQDTCAHLERMKKNMEQTIKDLQHRLDEAEQLAMKGGKKQLQKMEARIRELENELDAEQKRGSESIKSVRKYERRIKELTYQTDEDRKNLARLQDLVDKLQLKVKSYKRSAEEAEEQANANLAKLRKLQHELEEAEERADIAESQVNKLRAKTRDGVPGKKSQDE from the coding sequence ATGGGTGATGCCCTGATGGCAGAGTTTGGGAAGGCCGCTCCCTTTCTGAGGAAGTCGGACAAAGAGCGTCTGGAAGCTCAGACGAGAGCTTTTGACATCAAGACCGAATGCTTTGTTGTGGATGAAAAGGTGGAGTATGTGAAGGGACAAATTGTCAGCAAGGAAGGAGGGAAGGTGACTGTAAAGACGGAGGACGGGAGGACCGTGACCGTCAAGGATGGAGACGTCCATCCCCAGAACCCGCCTAAATTCGATAAAATCGAAGACATGGCGATGCTCACTTTCCTTCACGAGCCTGCAGTGCTGTTCAACCTCAAAGAGCGTTACGCAGCCTGGATGATCTACACCTACTCAGGGCTGTTCTGCGTAACCGTCAACCCTTACAAGTGGTTACCAGTGTACGACTCTGAAGTAGTTGCGGCTTACAGAGGTAAGAAGAGATCAGAGGCCCCGCCTCACATCTTTTCTATCTCAGATAATGCTTATCAATACATGCTAACTGACCGGGAGAACCAGTCCATACTCATCACCGGAGAATCCGGTGCTGGGAAGACCGTCAACACCAAGAGAGTCATCCAGTATTTTGCAAGCATTGCTGCCGCAGGCGGAGCGACCGGAAAGAAAGACTCCAGCAAGGGAACCCTGGAGGATCAGATTATCCAGGCTAACCCTGCACTTGAGGCTTTCGGCAATGCTAAAACACTGAGAAACGACAACTCGTCTCGCTTTGGGAAATTCATCCGCATTCATTTCGGGACTAGCGGTAAACTCTCCTCGGCTGATATCGAAACGTACCTGCTGGAGAAGTCTCGGGTGACCTTTCAACTGAAAGCTGAGAGGAACTACCATATCTTCTTTCAAATACTGTCCAACGAAAAGCCTGAACTACTGGACATGATGTTGATCACCAATAATCCATATGACTACTCATTCATCTCCCAAGGAGAAGTATCCGTCGCGTCCATCAATGATAACGAGGAGCTGCTTGCTACTGACAGGGCATTTGACGTACTTGGCTTCACAGCTGAAGAAAAGATGGGAGTCTACAAGCTGACAGGTGCTATCATGCATTATGGCAATATGAAGTTCAAACAGAAACAGCGTGAAGAGCAGGCAGAGCCTGACGGTACTGAAGATGCAGATAAGTCAGCTTATCTAATGGGGCTGAACTCTGCTGACCTGCTCAAAGGACTCTGTCATCCAAGGGTCAAGGTAGGCAATGAGTACGTTACAAAAGGACAGAGTGTGGACCAAGTGTATTACTCAGTTGGTGCACTGGCAAAGTCAGTGTATGAGAAAATGTTCAATTGGATGGTGGTAAGAATTAACCAATCCCTTGACACAAAGCAACCTCGGCAATATTTCATCGGCGTGCTAGACATTGCTGGCTTTGAGATCTTTGATTTCAACACGTTTGAACAACTCTGCATCAATTTTACCAATGAAAAGCTGCAACAGTTTTTCAATCACCACATGTTCGTTTTGGAACAAGAGGAATACAAAAAAGAGGGGATTGACTGGGAGTTCATTGACTTTGGGATGGATCTGCAAGCCTGCATCGATCTGATTGAGAAACCCCTTGGGATCATGTCCATTCTCGAGGAAGAGTGCATGTTTCCCAAGGCCAGCGATCAGACATTCAAAGCAAAGCTGTATGACAACCATTTGGGCAAGACAAACATATTCCAGAAGCCGCGAGTTGTGAAGGGAAAGGCAGAAGCGCACTTTGCCTTGGCCCACTACGCAGGTACTGTTGACTACAATATTTCCGGCTGGCTGGTGAAGAACAAAGACCCACTGAATGAAACCGTAGTTGGGCTCTATCAGAAATCCTCTTTGAAGTTGCTGAGTCATATATTCTCAAATTATGCAGCAGTAGAGGGAGCAGAAAAGTCTGGTGGGAAAGGGGCCAAGAAAAAGGGGTCATCTTTTCAGACAGTGTCCGCCCTGCATAGAGAAAACCTTAACAAATTAATGACCAATCTGAAAACCACACACCCACACTTTGTCCGTTGTTTGATTCCAAATGAGAGCAAGACTCCTGGAATCATGGACAACTGTCTGGTCATGCACCAGCTTCGCTGCAATGGTGTACTGGAGGGTATCAGGATTTGCAGGAAAGGTTTCCCAAACAGGATCCTctatggtgatttcaaacagcGGTACAGAATCCTAAATGCATCTGCCATCCCAGAAAGTCAGTTCATTGAAAACAAGAAAAGTGCAGAGAAGCTGTTAGGCTCACTAGACATTGACCACACGCAATACAAATTTGGCCACACAAAAGTCTTTTTCAAAGCTGGCCTGCTCGGTACGTTAGAAGAGATGCGAGATGACCAACTTGCTCGTATCATCACTAGGATCCAAGCTTCTGCTCGTGGATTACTGATGAGAGTTGAGTATCAGAAACTGGTGGAACAAAGAGATGCCCTCATGGTCATCCAGTGGAACCTTCGTTCCTTCCTTGGTGTGAAAAACTGGCCATGGATGAAACTGTTCTTTAAGATAAAACCTTTGCTAAGGAGTGCAGAGTCTGAAAAGGAGATGGCAAACATGAAGGATGAATTCAGTAAGTTAAAAGAAGCGTTGGAGAAATCTGAGTCCAGGAGGAAAGAGTTAGAGGAGAAGATGGTCAGTCTTCTTCAAGAGAAGAATGATTTGCATCTTCAGCTGCAATCAGAGCAAGACACTTTAACGGATGCTGAAGAACGATGTGAACAGCTCATAAAAAGCAAAATCCAGCAAGAAGCAAAAGTCAAAGAGCTGTCAGAACGTATAGAGGATGAGGAAGAGATAAACGCAGACCTCACAGCCAAGAAACGCAAGTTGGAGGATGAATGTTCTGAGCTCAAGAAAGACATAGATGACCTAGAGCTGACACTGGCCAAGGTGGAAAAGGAAAAACATGCCACTGAGAACAAAGTAAAGAATCTGACCGAAGAAATGGCATCTCTTGATGAAAACATAATGAAACTCACCAAAGAGAAAAAAGCTCTACAAGAGGCTCACCAGCAAACACTGGATGACCTTCAAAGTGAGGAGGACAAAGTAAATTCATTGACAAAAGCAAAAGCTAAGCTTGAACAACAGGTGGATGACCTTGAGGGCTCATTGGAGCAAGAGAAAAAAGTTAGGATGGACTTGGAGCGAAGTAAAAGAAAACTGGAAGGAGACGTGAAACTGACTCAAGAGAATGTAATGGATTTGGAGAATGACAAACAGCAGCTAGAGGAAAAACTTAAAAAGAAAGACTTTGAAATGAATCAGCTGAACGGAAGGATTGAAGATGAGCAAATGGCTTCAGTACAGTTGCagaaaaaactaaaagaaaatcaAGCTCGAATTGAAGAACTGGAGGAGGAGCTGGATGCGGAGCGTGCAGCTCGTGCAAAGGTGGAGAAACAAAGATCTGATATTTCTCGAGAACTGGAGGACATCAGTGAGCGCCTGGAAGAGGCAGGTGGGGCCACATGTGCTCAGGTAgaacttaataaaaaaagggACGCAGAGTTTCAAAAGTTGCGCAGGGACCTTGAGGAAGCCACCCTTCAGCATGAGACCACTACTGCCTGCCTTCGGAAGAAGCATGCAGACAGTGTGGCTGAACTAGGGGAACAGATTGACAATTTGCAAAGGGTCAAACAAAAGTTAGAGAAAGAAAAAGTTGAATTCAAGTTGGAATTGGATGACCTTTCCTCAAACATGGAGAGTGTGGTAAAAGCCAAGGTAAATCTTGAAAAGATGTGCCGTTCACTGGAAGATCAGATGAATGAACATAGGTCAAAAGCTGAAGAAGCCCAGAGAGCTCTGAATGATTTGTCTACCCAGAAAGCCAAGCTGCTGACTGAAAATGGGGAACTTGGACGACAACTGGAAGAGAAGGAATGTCTGGTTTCCCAACTCACTAGAGGAAAGACCTCCTACACCCAGCAACTTGAAGACCTGAGAAGGCAACTTGAGGAAGAGGTGAAAGCAAAGAATGCTCTTGCTCATGCTGTACAGTCGGCTCGCCACGATTGTGACTTACTAAGGGAGCAATTTGAGGAGGAACAAGAAGCAAAAGCTGAGCTCCAACGGGCATTATCCAAGACCAATACAGAGGTAGCAACATGGAGGGCAAGGTATGAGACCGACGGAATTCAGAGAACGGAGGAACTGGAGGAAGCCAAGAAGAAGCTTGTACAAAAATTGCAAGAAGCAGAGGAAGCAGTGGAAGCAGTGAATGCAAAGTGTTCTTCTcttgagaaaacaaaacatcGCCTGCAAAATGAGATTGAGGATCTGATGCTAGACCTTGAACGGTCAAATGCAGCATCAGCAGCCCTGGACAAAAAACAGAGAACCTTTGACAAAGTCATTGCAGAGTGGAAACAAAAGTACGAAGAGTCACAGTGTGAGCTTGAGGGAGTGCAAAAGGAAGCCCGCAGCTTAAGTACCGAGCTCTTTAAACTGAAGAATTCCTATGAAGAAACTCTAGATCACCTTGAGACTGTAAAGAGGGAAAACAAGAATCTACAGGAGGAGATCTCAGACTTAACAGATCAAGTGGGAGAAGGACGGAAGACTGTCCATGAGTTAGAAAAATTGAGGAAACAGCTGGAACAGGAGAAAGCAGAGTTGCAGTCTGCACTAGAAGAAGCTGATGCTTCAGTTGAGCATGAAGAAGGTAAGATCCTACGAGCTCAGCTGGAGTTCAACCAGTTGAAGGCAGATGTTGAGCGCAAGATGGCTGAGAAGGATGAGGAAATGGAACAAGCAAAAAGAAACTACCAGCGTATGGTTGAATCCTTGCAGGCTTCCCTTGAGGCAGAGACGAGAAGCCGTAACGAGGCCTTAAGAGTAAAAAAGAAGATGGAGGGAGATCTTAATGAAATGGAAATTCAATTAAGCCAGGCCAACAGACAGGCAGCTGATGCTCAGAAGCAGCTGAAGATGATCCAGTCGTGCTTAAAGGACAGTCAACTACAGCTAGATGACACACTTCACAGTAATGATGATCTCAAAGAAAACATTGCCCTGTTGGAGCGCAGAAACAGCCTGATTCAAGCAGAACTAGAAGAACTGAGAGCAGTGCTGGAACAAACCGAGAGGGGTCGCAAACTAGCTGAACAAGAACTTACTGAAGCAACCGAGAGGATGCAGCTtttgcacacacaaaacaccAGCCTCATCAACCAAAAGAAGAAGCAAGAGTCAGATCTGCTTCAGCTGCAAAATGAAATGGAGGAGCTGGTGCAAGAGAACCGCAATGCAGAAGAAAAGGCAAAGAAAGCCATCACTGATGCAGCCATGATGGCTGAAGAGTTAAAGAAAGAACAAGACACTTGTGCACACCTTGAAAGGATGAAAAAGAACATGGAACAGACCATTAAGGACCTACAGCACCGTCTCGATGAAGCAGAGCAATTAGCAATGAAAGGAGGGAAAAAGCAGCTACAGAAAATGGAGGCACGTATCCGTGAGCTTGAGAATGAGTTGGATGCAGAGCAAAAGCGAGGTTCAGAGTCCATTAAAAGTGTGAGAAAGTATGAGCGACGCATTAAGGAGCTGACTTATCAGACGGACGAGGATCGCAAGAACTTGGCAAGACTGCAGGACTTGGTGGACAAGCTACAACTGAAAGTAAAATCTTACAAACGTTCTGCTGAAGAAGCCGAGGAACAGGCAAATGCCAATCTGGCCAAATTACGAAAACTGCAGCATGAGCTAGAAGAGGCAGAAGAGCGGGCAGACATTGCAGAATCTCAAGTAAACAAGCTGCGTGCTAAAACTAGAGATGGTGTACCTGGAAAGAAATCCCAGGATGAGTAA
- the slc25a29 gene encoding mitochondrial basic amino acids transporter, protein MDFLAGCIGGAAGVLVGHPFDTVKVRLQVQSVDKPLYRGTYHCFQSIIRQESMFGLYKGIGSPMMGLTFINAIVFGVQGNAMRMLAEDTPMNQFLAGAAAGTIQCVICCPMELAKTRMQMQGTGEKKSSSRKVYKNSLDCLARIYQREGLRGVNRGMVTTLIRETPGFGVYFLAYDLLTRSLGCEPEDPYMIPKLLFAGGMSGIASWLSTYPVDVIKSRLQADGVGGKYQYSSIMDCTRKSIQREGWRVFTRGLTSTLLRAFPVNAATFATVTLFLLYVRPDEGSKDCEAAPASHQAPLQQQAQPSSL, encoded by the exons ATGGACTTCCTTGCTGGATGCATAGGAG GTGCTGCCGGGGTCCTCGTCGGACATCCTTTTGACACGGTTAAG GTTCGTCTTCAGGTCCAGAGTGTGGATAAACCGCTTTACCGAGGGACTTATCACTGTTTCCAGTCCATCATACGTCAGGAGTCA ATGTTTGGCCTTTATAAAGGCATTGGGTCACCCATGATGGGCCTGACGTTTATCAACGCCATCGTCTTTGGTGTTCAGGGCAACGCCATGCGCATGTTGGCCGAGGATACGCCCATGAACCAGTTCCTAGCCGGAGCGGCGGCCGGCACCATACAGTGCGTGATCTGCTGCCCGATGGAACTGGCCAAGACCCGAATGCAGATGCAAGGAACGGGTGAGAAGAAGTCGTCCTCTCGGAAGGTCTACAAAAACTCGCTGGACTGCCTGGCTCGCATTTACCAGCGCGAGGGTTTGCGAGGAGTCAACCGAGGAATGGTTACGACTCTCATCCGAGAGACGCCGGGATTCGGCGTTTATTTCCTCGCGTATGACCTCCTGACGCGTTCGCTGGGGTGCGAGCCGGAGGATCCGTACATGATTCCCAAACTGCTGTTCGCCGGCGGCATGTCGGGAATCGCGTCTTGGCTTTCGACATATCCGGTGGACGTGATAAAATCCCGACTCCAAGCTGACGGGGTCGGCGGAAAGTACCAGTACAGCAGCATCATGGACTGCACAAGGAAGAGCATCCAACGCGAAGGTTGGCGGGTTTTCACGCGTGGACTTACGTCCACTCTTTTACGGGCTTTTCCGGTCAATGCAGCCACTTTCGCTACGGTCACGCTCTTCCTTTTGTACGTACGTCCAGACGAGGGATCGAAAGATTGCGAAGCAGCTCCAGCTTCGCATCAAGCACCATTGCAGCAGCAAGCACAACCGTCCAGTCTGTGA